A portion of the Cryptomeria japonica chromosome 5, Sugi_1.0, whole genome shotgun sequence genome contains these proteins:
- the LOC131037262 gene encoding pentatricopeptide repeat-containing protein At5g66631 isoform X2 — MAAKFMCKRKPLNNYINPFHSYSRNINNPNTQHAPQINKASHYFQRAKRIDRLRLLLHNKPWTPSLPKDLERIALDTFVVSQALRTSKLLPLTALSFTKWLKSKPELYNNYYIHHSIIKVLSDAGKVEQIQSMVEEIKSERGRYSEVGSLFLEMIEAGVLPNDRTYTVLIKHLLKLGKLNEAFEVFKRLPTLRVKHTAKQYTLLVEEFARMNDVESMRLLVREMQNDGVFPGRAFISAVRILKDAGLEEEAEEIVSYLLPDANIEALGISQILDLDSDDNDNGDVDGYGEDDSGNNSGEPSQNLKPWLSPNALASALSDWNDATIISLEKANLVWNTRLVCKVLRAFQKIDVALKFFHWVAYQPGFAHDIYTISRMAVLLARKGKAEAVDRLLLKARSEELKLSVSTMRLIIEAYGISMYPDAALKIFKEIKLFGLKPNRLLYSSLIHTLVKCNQGLKAKDILEEMILANICPDIQIFTVLMQDFGRAGDLKTVQLLFQWINQSGGKPDAHCYRILIHAYCENERAALAFRLFEDMKSTNMRLDAETKTLLVNSLWTQGKLREAADVEDEYEKEGLNLPKALPGSIWKASGGDLMLMRAPDIARYPTPPLSLKEKSKEGIRCSSSLAIKYTVNCNTK, encoded by the exons ATGGCTGCAAAATTTATGTGCAAGAGAAAACCCTTGAACAACTACATCAACCCATTTCACTCATATTCACGTAACATCAATAACCCTAACACCCAACATGCCCCGCAAATCAACAAAGCATCCCATTATTTTCAGAGAGCAAAACGCATAGACAGGCTTCGGCTTTTACTTCACAACAAACCTTGGACACCCTCATTACCAAAAGATCTGGAGAGAATTGCACTTGACACCTTCGTTGTATCACAGGCCCTGCGCACTAGTAAACTATTGCCACTCACAGCTCTAAGCTTCACAAAATGGTTGAAATCCAAGCCGGAGCTGTACAACAATTATTACATACACCACTCAATTATAAAAGTGCTCAGCGATGCTGGAAAGGTGGAACAAATACAGAGCATGGTCGAAGAAATCAAATCTG AGAGGGGTAGGTATAGTGAAGTGGGTAGTCTTTTCTTGGAGATGATTGAGGCTGGTGTTCTTCCTAATGATAGGACTTACACTGTTCTTATTAAGCACCTTCTGAAATTGGGTAAGTTGAATGAGGCATTTGAGGTGTTTAAGAGATTACCCACATTGAGGGTCAAACATACTGCCAAACAGTACACGTTATTGGTGGAAGAGTTCGCTAGAATGAATGATGTGGAGTCAATGAGATTGCTTGTTCGGGAGATGCAAAATGATGGGGTTTTCCCTGGTAGAGCATTTATTTCTGCTGTGAGGATTTTGAAGGATGCAGGGTTGGAGGAAGAGGCCGAGGAGATTGTGAGCTATCTTTTACCTGATGCTAATATTGAGGCTCTTGGAATATCACAAATACTTGATCTTGATAGTGATGACAATGACAATGGTGATGTCGATGGTTATGGTGAAGATGACAGTGGAAATAATTcaggggaacctagtcagaatttGAAACCCTGGTTGAGTCCAAATGCCTTAGCAAGTGCCCTGAGTGATTGGAATGATGCAACAATTATTTCTCTTGAGAAGGCGAATCTTGTGTGGAATACTAGATTGGTGTGCAAGGTTTTGAGGGCATTTCAGAAAATTGATGTAGCTTTGAAGTTTTTCCATTGGGTTGCTTACCAGCCAGGATTtgcacatgatatatatacaaTCTCGAGAATGGCTGTGTTGTTGGCACGTAAAGGGAAAGCTGAAGCAGTAGATCGCTTGCTTTTGAAGGCAAGGTCAGAAGAATTAAAGTTGTCAGTAAGCACAATGAGATTGATAATTGAGGCTTATGGTATATCAATGTATCCAGATGCAGCATTGAAAATtttcaaagagattaaattatttggTTTGAAACCCAACAGATTGCTATATTCATCTCTGATTCATACTCTTGTGAAATGTAACCAGGGGTTAAAAGCTAAGGATATTCTTGAGGAAATGATACTTGCCAATATCTGCCCAGATATTCAGATATTTACCGTTCTAATGCAGGACTTTGGAAGGGCAGGTGATTTAAAAACAGTGCAGCTGCTTTTTCAATGGATCAACCAGAGTGGTGGTAAGCCAGATGCTCATTGCTATAGGATTCTTATCCATGCATACTGTGAGAATGAGAGAGCAGCTCTAGCATTCAGGCTTTTTGAAGACATGAAAAGTACAAATATGAGGCTTGATGCTGAAACCAAAACCCTACTGGTGAATAGTCTCTGGACGCAGGGTAAGTTGAGAGAGGCAGCAGATGTAGAGGATGAATATGAGAAAGAGGGACTTAATTTACCTAAGGCCTTGCCTGGCAGTATATGGAAGGCGAGCGGTGGCGATCTAATGCTGAT GAGGGCTCCTGATATAGCTCGCTACCCTACACCTCCACTCTCACTGAAGGAAAAATCCAAAGAGGGAATAAGATGCTCTTCTTCTCTGGCAATTAAGTATACGGTGAATTGTAACACCAAATAA
- the LOC131037262 gene encoding pentatricopeptide repeat-containing protein At5g66631 isoform X1, which yields MAAKFMCKRKPLNNYINPFHSYSRNINNPNTQHAPQINKASHYFQRAKRIDRLRLLLHNKPWTPSLPKDLERIALDTFVVSQALRTSKLLPLTALSFTKWLKSKPELYNNYYIHHSIIKVLSDAGKVEQIQSMVEEIKSGKYKKVFVSSMNLLCWNARAKNFEGVENIWIEMKNKMNEEEEEPLKPTAEFYNIYIDMIAERGRYSEVGSLFLEMIEAGVLPNDRTYTVLIKHLLKLGKLNEAFEVFKRLPTLRVKHTAKQYTLLVEEFARMNDVESMRLLVREMQNDGVFPGRAFISAVRILKDAGLEEEAEEIVSYLLPDANIEALGISQILDLDSDDNDNGDVDGYGEDDSGNNSGEPSQNLKPWLSPNALASALSDWNDATIISLEKANLVWNTRLVCKVLRAFQKIDVALKFFHWVAYQPGFAHDIYTISRMAVLLARKGKAEAVDRLLLKARSEELKLSVSTMRLIIEAYGISMYPDAALKIFKEIKLFGLKPNRLLYSSLIHTLVKCNQGLKAKDILEEMILANICPDIQIFTVLMQDFGRAGDLKTVQLLFQWINQSGGKPDAHCYRILIHAYCENERAALAFRLFEDMKSTNMRLDAETKTLLVNSLWTQGKLREAADVEDEYEKEGLNLPKALPGSIWKASGGDLMLMRAPDIARYPTPPLSLKEKSKEGIRCSSSLAIKYTVNCNTK from the exons ATGGCTGCAAAATTTATGTGCAAGAGAAAACCCTTGAACAACTACATCAACCCATTTCACTCATATTCACGTAACATCAATAACCCTAACACCCAACATGCCCCGCAAATCAACAAAGCATCCCATTATTTTCAGAGAGCAAAACGCATAGACAGGCTTCGGCTTTTACTTCACAACAAACCTTGGACACCCTCATTACCAAAAGATCTGGAGAGAATTGCACTTGACACCTTCGTTGTATCACAGGCCCTGCGCACTAGTAAACTATTGCCACTCACAGCTCTAAGCTTCACAAAATGGTTGAAATCCAAGCCGGAGCTGTACAACAATTATTACATACACCACTCAATTATAAAAGTGCTCAGCGATGCTGGAAAGGTGGAACAAATACAGAGCATGGTCGAAGAAATCAAATCTGGTAAGTACAAAAAGGTTTTTGTCAGTTCTATGAATTTATTGTGCTGGAATGCCAGAGCTAAAAATTTTGAAGGGGTAGAAAATATTTGgattgaaatgaaaaataaaatgaacgaagaagaagaagaacctctaAAACCCACTGCAGagttttataatatttatattgaTATGATTGCAGAGAGGGGTAGGTATAGTGAAGTGGGTAGTCTTTTCTTGGAGATGATTGAGGCTGGTGTTCTTCCTAATGATAGGACTTACACTGTTCTTATTAAGCACCTTCTGAAATTGGGTAAGTTGAATGAGGCATTTGAGGTGTTTAAGAGATTACCCACATTGAGGGTCAAACATACTGCCAAACAGTACACGTTATTGGTGGAAGAGTTCGCTAGAATGAATGATGTGGAGTCAATGAGATTGCTTGTTCGGGAGATGCAAAATGATGGGGTTTTCCCTGGTAGAGCATTTATTTCTGCTGTGAGGATTTTGAAGGATGCAGGGTTGGAGGAAGAGGCCGAGGAGATTGTGAGCTATCTTTTACCTGATGCTAATATTGAGGCTCTTGGAATATCACAAATACTTGATCTTGATAGTGATGACAATGACAATGGTGATGTCGATGGTTATGGTGAAGATGACAGTGGAAATAATTcaggggaacctagtcagaatttGAAACCCTGGTTGAGTCCAAATGCCTTAGCAAGTGCCCTGAGTGATTGGAATGATGCAACAATTATTTCTCTTGAGAAGGCGAATCTTGTGTGGAATACTAGATTGGTGTGCAAGGTTTTGAGGGCATTTCAGAAAATTGATGTAGCTTTGAAGTTTTTCCATTGGGTTGCTTACCAGCCAGGATTtgcacatgatatatatacaaTCTCGAGAATGGCTGTGTTGTTGGCACGTAAAGGGAAAGCTGAAGCAGTAGATCGCTTGCTTTTGAAGGCAAGGTCAGAAGAATTAAAGTTGTCAGTAAGCACAATGAGATTGATAATTGAGGCTTATGGTATATCAATGTATCCAGATGCAGCATTGAAAATtttcaaagagattaaattatttggTTTGAAACCCAACAGATTGCTATATTCATCTCTGATTCATACTCTTGTGAAATGTAACCAGGGGTTAAAAGCTAAGGATATTCTTGAGGAAATGATACTTGCCAATATCTGCCCAGATATTCAGATATTTACCGTTCTAATGCAGGACTTTGGAAGGGCAGGTGATTTAAAAACAGTGCAGCTGCTTTTTCAATGGATCAACCAGAGTGGTGGTAAGCCAGATGCTCATTGCTATAGGATTCTTATCCATGCATACTGTGAGAATGAGAGAGCAGCTCTAGCATTCAGGCTTTTTGAAGACATGAAAAGTACAAATATGAGGCTTGATGCTGAAACCAAAACCCTACTGGTGAATAGTCTCTGGACGCAGGGTAAGTTGAGAGAGGCAGCAGATGTAGAGGATGAATATGAGAAAGAGGGACTTAATTTACCTAAGGCCTTGCCTGGCAGTATATGGAAGGCGAGCGGTGGCGATCTAATGCTGAT GAGGGCTCCTGATATAGCTCGCTACCCTACACCTCCACTCTCACTGAAGGAAAAATCCAAAGAGGGAATAAGATGCTCTTCTTCTCTGGCAATTAAGTATACGGTGAATTGTAACACCAAATAA